The Penaeus vannamei isolate JL-2024 chromosome 42, ASM4276789v1, whole genome shotgun sequence genome includes the window CCCAGTCCTCCACATCCTCACTATACCCTTCCTTGGCATCCTCACCTTCTTGGCGGAGTGTAGTGAGATGGCCCCCTGCAACAGCGTAGTCCTGATGAGGCCAAGGAGCGTGCACAACAAGTGGCACTGCGCACAGTAGAGCAGGACCCCTACCACCATTGCCCCGTCTCCTACCCAGAGGGACCCTAGGGCCAGCCCACACAGGACGATCTTGTCTGCCGTATCACTGGAAGGTAAAGGAAGGGTTAATGGGTATGTGTGAGGAGTTGTCTGGAAAGTTTAAAAGGTTGCGGCGATTAGGACagaatctgcgtgtgtgtgcatatgtctatgcgtgtgtatgtgttcatgtgtgagtgcatgttaatgtgtttgtgtgttttcatgtgtgtgttcatgtgtgtgtaaattcatgtgtgtgtgtttatgtgtgtgtgtgcccatgtatgtgtctatgttcatgtgtgtgtgtgtgtgttcatgtgtgtgtgttcatgtgtgtgtgttcatgtgtgtgtgttcatgtgtgtgtgttcatgtgtgtgcttgttcatgTGTtaatttgttcatgtgtgtgtgttcatgtgtgtgtgttcatgtgtgtgtattcatgtgtgtgtgttcatgtgtgtgcttgttcatgtgtgggtgtgcttatgtgtgtgtgtgtgttgtatgtgtgtgtgtgtgtattatgtgtgtatgtgttctgtgtgtgtgtatctgtgtttatatatatatatatatatatatatatatatatatatatatatatatatatatatatatatatatatatatatatgtatatatatatatatatatatatataacagagagagagagagagagagagagagagagagagagagagagagagagagagagagagagagagtgagagaggaagagaggaaggaagaacgaaatagagaggaagcgagagagtgagagtgagagagagagagagagagagagagagagagagagagagagagagagagagagagagagagagagagagagagagagagagagagagagagagagagattctttggATGAACAGATAGCCGAATATGTCAACACTGGTTTAACCTtgaatgataaatatacataaagcaTATTACAGTAACACATTACCTTTTCATTTCAGAGAAGCATTTACTCCTCTGAGAGGGTAGACAGTAAACAGTATGAGTAAGAGTTTGACAAGAGCTGTCAttgcaaaacaaagacaaatacattCATAGACATTTAACTGACTACTCAGGGTGGCATGCATTTCATGCCATGCCAAGAATTGCCATCTCATCTGGGACAGCTATGCCACACAATCAATACTGCAGTGTACTCAGAGCTTATACCCCTTCTGTCATGCAGAATTTGCACTGTGGTAGTTGACTGCCCTATTACTGCAAAACAGTAATAGGGCAACCAGAACTTTATAGAATGGAAATAAGCATGCTGGTTCCCTGCACATGCCATATGCCTTCATGTTTACACCATCCCTGTGTTTAGATGACCCAGAGGCATTAAGTTAAGATATAAAATGTATGACAAGTTTGTATCTACCTGTTTTCTTATTTACAAAGGGATGATTTAAATTTTGTTTATCTAATCACAGGGTTCTAGACTTGAACATAACATACAACATAACTTCCCCAAACCCAACCTCATTCTACCCAAATGCCCTTCCACACTCCCTCTaaaccctcccaccccttcccacacccctatCACCCAGCCTCTTATCATACCTCGGCTGAATGATGGTGAAGGGGAGGTGTGGTGCGGCTGCGGCCAAGTGCAGGGCCAGGGAGGTCAAGGAGAGGGCCAAGCACAGAAGCCCCAGGACAAGCCAGGTGACCCATGCACAGCCCAGGCGACGCTGCTTCATCTGTTCCCACGGAGAGCAGGCCGAAATCAGGTACACCTGAAGGCATGAAAAGaaattaggagagagaaaggaagatgaggagggagaacagAGGTGGCTGGGCTTTGGAGATGGgggggaaagaaatgaggaagtgaagagggaggtggagtttTGATGAGAGAGGCCAATGGGAGAGTTTTGGAAGGCAATGGTAAGATTATGGGAGTGAGGGCCAGCAGGCAATGAATGTTAAAGATAAgtaagaaggtaaaggaggaaagaggaaaagaatcttTAGTTgtttagagagagggaaaaaaaacacccacTTAAACAAGAGATGACAaaacatttcctcctcctctcctgctcttcctcttccttaacaCTCCCTTTagatacaggaggaggaggaagaggaggaggaggaggaggaggaggaggaggaggaggaggaggaggaggaagggaggaggaggggaggaggaggaggaggaggaggaggaggaaggaggaaggaggaggaggagtaggaggagtaggaggagaaaggggaggaggaggaggaaggaggaggaggaggaggaggaggaggagaggaggaggaggaaggaggaggagagagaaggaaggaaaggaagggaaaggaggaggagagggaggaggaggaaggaggaggaggaggaagaggaaggaggaggaggaggaagaggaaggaggaggaggaggaggaggaggaggaggaggaggaggaggaggaggaggaaggaggaggaagtaggaggaagaggaaggaggacggaggaaggaggagggaggaagaggaggaggaggaggaggaggaaggaagagagaatggagtaggaagggaaggtggaaaggaggaggaggaggaggaggaggaggaggaggaggaggaggaggaggaggaagaggaggaggaggaagaggaggaggaggaggaggaggagggaggaggaggaggaggaggaggaggaggaggaggaggaggaggagaagaacgcggaggaaaaggaggaggaggaaggaggaggaaggaggaggaggaggaggaggaggaggaggaggaggaggaggagggaggaggaggaggaggaggaggaggaaggaggaggaggaggaggaggaggaggaggaggaggaggaggaggaggaggaggaggaggaggagaaggaggaggaacaaaacaaaaatatcaactaGAAAACTAAAcaggagaacagaaagaaaaggaaggatacggagaaggatagggagaagtaaatggataaaatattatgatgaagatacagacataaaaatagaagaaaaggaacaaggaaaaaGGTAAGAACAACAAATCAAGAATAGAGAACATCAAAGCCTCTCCAAGAGCACAAGGCAGGTCACCAGGAAcaggagaaaacaagaaggaaaagaaggaaaataaaacagggaagaggaaggaaaataaaagaagaaagagaagaacataaacaagaaaaagaaacaggagagggaagaggaagagaaggagagcatagacactaaaagaaaaaagaaaatcaacattgaaaatcaaaataaaacacagacaaaaaacacacaccctcTCTAGCAGCGTCTGCAGGTGCTCTGGCTCGCCACACCTGAGCACAAGGCAGGTGACAAGGTAGGCCAGCAGGAACATGATACTTGGCACCACATATCCGAACACCAAGCTGCCCGAGCATGAATCTTTGCCGTCATTGTTTCCTTTATTGCTGTAAAAGTCCTCCTTCAATTCTGGAATGGGGTGATTGCAATGAGATAACGTGATGTGTTTGAACGACTGAAATGAAAGTTAAAATGACAGACACAACTAAAAGGGCAATCAGGGAGCAAATACCTTTACTCTTAATTTTAATTCGCCCTGATATCTTTACTTTAACAAAATAGGCAATACATCCAAAAAAAGTATCCAGATTAGAACAACTTGAGCTGGATAATAGCATTTTTTACATCTCAATTCAATGTGAAACTGACATAATAGTGACTTTCCTCGCTCAGACTGTATTTAGTCAGTATCTCCAGAGAAGCTAAACAACCCTAAAATCATATTTCTAACTAGATTACAATCAAAATCTAATTCCATCATTATCCATCTGCAACTACCGTAATATCTATAAGAAATCCACTACACTTAACACTTACTTACAAATCCACAGACCAACACCAAAAGTTACTCAACTGGTTCCTCTCCGACACAGGCAAACCCAGCCATCAATGATTCATCCTAAACTTTCTGCATACTCTTCTGCCAATATTTTACTACAAATCTACcaaggtatataaaaaaaagtaaaataggcAGCACCACTTCAATATGGCCCACTGAACCCAAAAAAAGAAATTTACTTTTTCACTAGTTCATGCTGACAGTTGCTTTGTGTGTGGaatacttttttatcatcaattaaagtgtttcatatttttgttttacttctagtAATTATAACATCGagtaaatcatataaataatcattCATCTTGCAATATCTGGTATCTCACAAGGTACCCTCATTAGCTAAATATAATTACATCATTTAGCTCTGCCTCATTTTCACTTACATTATATGTGTTTTCTCaatacattttctttgaaaatggttcaataatgtcaatggtaatgaggttatagaaaaaataaatagaaaatctttattaatatttgcAATAACTATTAGAAAGAGGTTCAGCAATTGTTATGAAGCATTTTCATCAAGACTCAGAGGTGCTACCTGTGATATAAGTACCTTAAATCTATTCTGATTCTACCATCATCTATCCCCAAATGTTACCTCCCAAATTAACCATAATCTACCCCAAACAACCACTTTTTACCACAAATCTACTCTTAATCTAACCCGATCTATCCCAAAATTTTATCTCCCAACATCAACCATAATTTACCCCTAAACAAGCATGCTTTACCATAAATCTACTTTTATTCTAACCTTATCTATGCTAAAACATAATCACCAGCCATTATCTACCCTAAAAAAACATTCTACCACATCATCTACTTGTATTCAACTCTTAACCCACTAGGTACATGCACTGTCCACTGTGCTTTTTTCACTTTATCACTCCACAAATGTTTAGCCCATAAGAGGCCTTTACTAGTTATGCTTGCTCTtccctttttatattttcatgaataaaagtttttctatcactatcattaaacattatcattatcattatcttaataactatctttataatagCATATAAATCAGGATTAAATTTTTCTCTCCAAAAAAGCAAAGAATGGAGTAAAGTGCCAACATCAGAGAGAACCAGTAAAAGACTAACTGGGTTTAGTCTCCAAGAGGTCAGTGACCAGTTCTGCGGGTCCTGATCTGGTTTCTGGATGTGTTAGCGCGTAAACAAACTTATCAAATGACAACCCCTGTGGACAGTGCTAGTGTCCATGGGTTAGTTTCCCCCACCAAGTACTCATCCACCCCGAATCACCACTGGAATCCAGTCTGCCGGTCTCTGAACCACAGCTGATTCGACCACATATTTCCGTTACAGACCATCAGTGAGTTGTGGCATAAACCTGATGACAGACACAATTGTTaaccaacaaataaatagattaataaatacgtAAGCCCAACCAATCATTTAACCACCTCCATTAACCAGAATTGACTTGGATAATCATTGTCAAATCACCATATCAGAATTCAATTGTGTGAATGAAAACATGTTAAATATGATATCAAATAAAATTCATATTGAATTCAAAGGTCATATTTTGCAATGGtatggaaaaacagagagaatgattagaacataaagaaaaacaagcagaGAAGATACTAACTATAAAGaccaaacatataaataacaattaaatttaatataatgaatataaaaaaaggcAATTATTAGTATAAAGAAAACGTATGAGAGCAGAAGAAGCATAGAATATAATTTAACATCAATAAAAACTATAAGGAAAAGTAAGATGAAGACAGATTAATATCCGGAAACTGGCAGAGCCTCAAGACTCTTGAACACTCCCAGTTACCGAgcctttcacacacaaaaaataaaatttgaTGTAGACACAACAAAAATAGtgtatatgaatttaaaaaaaaagagaaaaaaagagagatctgGCTAAGCAGAGGACCCAGAAGTCCGGGTTGAGCTGTCAGTTTGTCCTTTCCAGCAATTGGATGCTTTATACTACATACCGACCTACCTGAAACACTTCCATTCAGGTGCTTCATGGGCTCGGTGCTTACTCCTCTGTCCCTTCTGATggcaataagataaaaaataaataaataaataaataggaatataaaaaaaagatagaaaagaaaaaaaaagttatttgtgAATAGGAAATCAGTACAGAAACAAGATGGCATTGGACAGGTagagaaatatgtaaatgtaaacatacacacacaaaaatactattttatTCAGTTATCAAAAATGCAATTCTTCACAATTTTTTAATGGTCTACCTCCGTGTCTGGTGTCCTACTGAGACCCTCTCTGACTAGGCATGCAGAAGCCGCATCTTACATGACTGGAAAGAACTTACTGAAAATATGATCAATTAGCATTTTAACTATtccttatgtgtatatacacatcctTCAACACCTGCCCTACCCTCAGCACTAAGCCTATCCTTGGCACCAATCCCATCCTTAACTGCAATACTACTCTATCCTCAAAACTCAGTTACTGCCgtcactctcactccttcccttttcccatcaAGTCCACCCCGCTATCACTACTTTTTTCATGCAACCACTCCTACCATTACCCTTTTGAAACCCACTTTTTTTCTATCACCATTTTCACACTATCAACCCTAAAGCCACCTTTTTCACCCCCTCAACACCTTTCCCACCCCAATTGCCAATTTCACAACCGCTTACTAACCTATCTTCACCATTATCGccacaacccctcctcctccttaaccctctaTACTCACCTCAGGCATATATTATACTGCAGGACAGGACCCCAGgccaggaagagcaggaggaaggcgCAGTACAAGACACTAAACGCTCGCATGCACAGGCACAAATCAGCCCCATCTTTGCTCCAGGGACGAtaacctgggggggaggggggtaaagggtaataatcatcattattataacaattgtaattcttcatatcatcagtattacaaaaataataaaagcaatgacaaaaaaatgacaacgatgataagtcatataaataggaataatgacaaattCAGAAGAATACCACACATAACAATCTCCGAAATAAATTGCTTGCAAATGCTCCGAGGTCCttaccaaaaaaagagaaaataatatccCTGGGCTTGATGATTCTTTTTCTACAGTAGTGCAAGATTGCCGCTGTGTTGTAAGACTCTCCTGCGCATTCTGTGATTAGCGTTGCCTGAAAGATTGCAAAGATTTTATACTATCTATAAGGACTTATATGATGT containing:
- the GrlHz gene encoding uncharacterized protein GrlHz, whose product is MHPESCSSSNVEATVNACVIDEEESDSQTPDLLCRAQILNDSPRSSSMSSALDELFSHEATLITECAGESYNTAAILHYCRKRIIKPRDIIFSFFGYRPWSKDGADLCLCMRAFSVLYCAFLLLFLAWGPVLQYNICLRRDRGVSTEPMKHLNGSVSELKEDFYSNKGNNDGKDSCSGSLVFGYVVPSIMFLLAYLVTCLVLRCGEPEHLQTLLERVYLISACSPWEQMKQRRLGCAWVTWLVLGLLCLALSLTSLALHLAAAAPHLPFTIIQPSDTADKIVLCGLALGSLWVGDGAMVVGVLLYCAQCHLLCTLLGLIRTTLLQGAISLHSAKKQIDESSRFLRHLNQELGLSVGLYLCVIGFRAVTAFGQVFSVIREAEATSLNSSKRMFPAGEEMSSIKEPEIEWLHLAAVITNLLPWLLLMAVPLFMAARLSSAYRALSKMGCQLHARPFGYQSTPQTDIDSFLLYVSCLSLKAKILWIPVRTYFLVSLLVLSVMAVAILSYIYT